Proteins from a genomic interval of Clostridium scatologenes:
- a CDS encoding MFS transporter encodes MNKKHQIISFVAIILGFFMALLDTTVVNITLPKMTEYFNTTMDHISWVVNAYNLSTAVILVTASRLADQFGRKKLFIAGVFLFIISSLSCGISNSLQALILFRTIQGLAAAFVVTISVPLSLEIFPPEKRRTIMALWGAFSGLAAASGPSIGGIVTQFFSWRYIFFINVPIGCICILLTMKFIKESYDPTASKSIDFGGIITISIAMFCLTFALMKATEKGWTSSFILSLFAVSAIAFILFIIIELKVKEPMVPLSLFKSAPFTNGSIALFLLGLGIMSGTYLLSFFLIQVKGLEQLSAGLIISTMSLTSMFFSLLATILTKKLGSRVTSALGILLISTSCYLNSSLTQNSSNIDIILRLIVAGSGTGLSMATLIGSIMANVPLDKIGIASGINNMTRTLGTVLGVALFLTIFTSNMTTQMSYAKDSAVQIIQNDTVFDNKTKLNMISFVKAGSAKNVSLSEILNTIDEKEASEAQKKETKKIVPYIQDTFLTYTVKAFSFTFKVSAVILLPGILFALFSDKKRKTELKNEQFAKSTDNASAS; translated from the coding sequence ATGAACAAAAAACATCAAATCATTTCTTTTGTAGCTATTATTTTAGGATTTTTTATGGCATTATTAGATACAACTGTGGTAAATATCACTTTGCCTAAAATGACTGAGTACTTTAATACTACTATGGATCATATTTCTTGGGTGGTAAATGCATATAATCTATCTACTGCAGTTATTCTAGTAACTGCTTCCAGATTGGCAGATCAATTTGGAAGAAAAAAACTGTTTATTGCAGGAGTATTTTTATTTATTATATCTTCACTTTCATGTGGCATTTCAAATTCGCTTCAAGCACTTATATTATTTAGAACAATTCAAGGGCTAGCTGCAGCTTTTGTTGTGACTATTTCAGTGCCTCTTTCTCTTGAAATATTCCCACCAGAAAAAAGAAGAACTATTATGGCACTTTGGGGAGCTTTTTCTGGTCTTGCTGCTGCAAGTGGACCATCTATTGGGGGGATAGTAACTCAATTTTTTAGTTGGAGATATATTTTCTTTATTAATGTACCTATAGGTTGTATTTGTATACTATTAACTATGAAATTCATAAAGGAATCCTATGACCCAACTGCAAGTAAAAGTATAGACTTTGGGGGAATTATAACAATCTCAATTGCTATGTTTTGTTTAACTTTCGCATTGATGAAGGCTACTGAAAAAGGCTGGACTTCAAGCTTTATCCTTTCCTTGTTTGCAGTTTCTGCTATAGCCTTTATACTATTTATTATTATTGAATTAAAAGTTAAGGAGCCTATGGTTCCACTTAGCTTATTTAAATCTGCACCATTTACGAATGGTTCCATTGCTCTATTCTTACTGGGACTTGGTATTATGTCTGGTACTTATTTGCTATCATTTTTCCTAATTCAGGTTAAAGGATTAGAACAATTGTCAGCAGGACTTATTATTTCAACTATGTCCTTAACTTCAATGTTTTTTTCATTATTAGCTACTATTTTAACAAAAAAATTAGGCAGCAGGGTTACTAGTGCGTTGGGTATTCTTTTAATTTCTACCTCTTGCTACTTAAATAGTTCTCTTACTCAGAATTCTTCAAATATAGATATTATTTTAAGATTAATTGTTGCTGGTTCTGGTACAGGATTAAGTATGGCAACACTAATAGGTTCTATAATGGCGAATGTTCCTTTAGATAAAATAGGAATAGCTTCTGGAATAAATAACATGACAAGAACACTTGGAACTGTACTTGGGGTTGCATTGTTCTTAACTATATTTACATCAAATATGACTACCCAGATGTCTTATGCTAAAGACTCTGCTGTACAAATAATACAAAATGACACTGTATTTGATAATAAAACCAAGCTGAACATGATTTCTTTTGTTAAAGCAGGTAGTGCTAAAAATGTTAGTCTATCAGAAATATTAAATACAATTGATGAAAAAGAAGCCTCTGAAGCTCAAAAGAAAGAAACAAAGAAAATAGTACCTTATATTCAAGATACCTTTTTAACCTATACTGTTAAAGCTTTTAGCTTTACATTTAAAGTTAGTGCTGTAATTCTTTTGCCAGGTATACTTTTTGCATTATTCAGTGATAAGAAGAGAAAAACTGAATTAAAAAATGAACAGTTTGCTAAAAGCACAGATAATGCTTCAGCAAGCTAA
- a CDS encoding iron-containing alcohol dehydrogenase gives MGRYAQTCPIICGAGTISLLGEEAKKLGCTKVMIVSDETVAKLDGYFKAKESLTNAGIEIVEFKKVIADPPDYIINEGGEIAKTEKIDGIVAIGGGSPMDAAKGINVLINNPAPVNQHFGNPFYTPGVPVIMVVTTAGTGSESTSIGVITDTINNVKNSVICNSTLGILDPEITTSVPADVTANTGMDTISHAAEAITAQYPNPKSEVLASDAIKKVFASLEVAINDGKNVEARENLLIASNFAGLAFNDSLVHLGHAIAHSIGAKFHIPHGSVCALALPEVMKYASEIKADKVKIVGKAMGITFNGKETDLEIGEIVAAEIRKFAKKIGIKSLEEQEIKKEDLISTADMVLTDGCYNFVPKQLSKEDIEVILGDIYDNYK, from the coding sequence ATGGGAAGATATGCACAAACATGTCCAATTATTTGTGGAGCAGGAACAATTAGTTTATTAGGTGAAGAGGCAAAAAAATTAGGTTGTACAAAGGTAATGATTGTATCAGATGAAACTGTTGCAAAATTAGATGGATATTTTAAAGCAAAGGAAAGCTTAACAAATGCAGGTATAGAAATAGTAGAATTTAAAAAAGTAATTGCTGATCCACCAGATTATATTATAAATGAGGGTGGAGAAATTGCTAAAACAGAAAAAATAGATGGTATAGTTGCTATTGGTGGAGGAAGTCCAATGGATGCAGCTAAAGGTATAAATGTATTAATTAATAATCCAGCACCTGTAAATCAGCACTTTGGAAATCCTTTTTATACCCCAGGAGTTCCTGTAATAATGGTAGTTACGACAGCTGGAACAGGAAGTGAAAGTACATCTATTGGAGTAATAACAGATACAATTAATAATGTTAAAAATTCTGTTATTTGTAATTCTACTTTAGGTATACTAGATCCAGAAATAACTACATCCGTACCTGCAGATGTAACAGCTAATACTGGTATGGATACAATTTCACATGCAGCAGAAGCGATTACAGCACAATACCCTAATCCTAAGTCAGAAGTTTTAGCATCAGATGCTATAAAAAAAGTATTTGCTTCTCTCGAAGTAGCTATAAATGATGGTAAAAATGTTGAAGCAAGAGAAAATCTATTGATAGCAAGTAATTTTGCAGGGTTAGCTTTTAATGATTCTTTAGTACATTTAGGACATGCTATTGCCCATTCAATTGGTGCTAAATTCCATATTCCTCATGGATCAGTATGTGCACTTGCGTTACCAGAAGTTATGAAATATGCTTCAGAAATTAAAGCAGATAAAGTTAAAATTGTTGGAAAAGCTATGGGCATCACTTTTAATGGAAAAGAAACAGATTTAGAAATTGGTGAAATAGTAGCAGCAGAAATACGTAAATTTGCTAAAAAAATAGGTATTAAATCCTTAGAGGAGCAAGAAATAAAAAAAGAAGATTTAATAAGTACAGCAGATATGGTATTAACTGATGGATGTTATAATTTTGTGCCAAAACAACTAAGTAAAGAAGATATAGAAGTAATTCTTGGAGATATTTATGATAATTATAAGTAA
- a CDS encoding PadR family transcriptional regulator — protein sequence MSSINLIILGYLKNKEKSAYEMVKEFDVWNLTKWLKISNPSIYKNIIKLCENGYLNSRTVKEGEMPEKTLYSLNEKGNLYFNELMEESSKHIGNFYLDFNAFLANIENLPEEKRKEYLKNFKEKAAERRAYVEPIYNDIKQHNEKSGSEILIIDLYNEFYKILEKWSEKVFDYYN from the coding sequence TTGTCTTCAATAAACTTAATAATACTTGGCTATTTGAAGAATAAAGAAAAAAGTGCATATGAAATGGTTAAAGAATTTGATGTATGGAATCTTACTAAGTGGCTAAAAATCAGTAACCCGTCAATTTATAAAAATATAATTAAATTATGTGAGAATGGATATTTAAATTCAAGAACTGTTAAAGAAGGTGAAATGCCAGAAAAAACATTATATTCACTGAATGAAAAAGGGAATTTATATTTCAATGAGTTAATGGAAGAAAGTTCAAAGCATATAGGGAATTTTTATTTGGATTTTAATGCATTTTTAGCTAATATAGAAAATTTACCAGAAGAAAAAAGGAAAGAATACCTTAAAAATTTCAAAGAAAAGGCAGCAGAACGTAGAGCATATGTGGAGCCAATTTATAATGACATAAAACAGCACAATGAAAAATCTGGTTCTGAAATTCTTATAATAGATCTGTATAATGAATTCTATAAAATTTTAGAAAAATGGTCTGAAAAAGTTTTTGATTATTATAATTAA
- a CDS encoding GNAT family N-acetyltransferase, giving the protein MKLETKRLIIIPLNLEQFNLMLKGMSKMENALGLNNSYEILDAHTQKAMEWLYKEAEKHKENYLWYTNWQIILKEENISIGSACFMRQANDSGTVEIGYGINEKYRCNGYMTESVEIICKWALGKQGVSRIIALTEKDNLASQKVLQKCGFVKYKEDDVNKEYFMV; this is encoded by the coding sequence ATGAAATTAGAAACTAAAAGATTAATTATAATACCACTAAATTTGGAACAATTTAATTTGATGCTAAAGGGTATGAGTAAAATGGAGAATGCATTAGGATTAAATAATTCATATGAAATTTTAGATGCTCATACTCAAAAGGCAATGGAGTGGCTTTATAAAGAAGCTGAAAAGCATAAGGAAAATTATCTATGGTATACAAATTGGCAAATAATATTGAAGGAAGAGAATATTTCTATAGGAAGTGCATGTTTTATGCGACAGGCTAATGACAGTGGTACCGTTGAAATTGGCTATGGTATTAATGAAAAATATAGATGTAATGGATATATGACAGAGTCAGTAGAGATAATTTGTAAATGGGCATTAGGTAAGCAGGGGGTTTCAAGAATTATAGCTTTAACTGAAAAGGATAATCTTGCATCTCAAAAAGTGCTGCAAAAATGCGGGTTTGTAAAATATAAAGAAGATGATGTAAACAAGGAGTATTTTATGGTTTAA
- a CDS encoding ABC transporter ATP-binding protein — translation METIIKVEKLSKYYEGVPVIENINITISRSMVFGLLGANGAGKSTTIECILGTKKPDSGTVSILNRNPQTERKELFEKVGVQFQEANYQENITVAELCQVTQSLYKSSEDYKVLLNQFGLSDKAKSLVRKLSGGQKQRLFIILALIPKPEVVFLDELTTGLDTKARRDVWKCLLQLKEKGLTIFLSSHFMDEVEALCDKVCILKNGEIVFNGTVQEAVASSPFEKFEDAYLWYTEEENKYENI, via the coding sequence ATGGAAACCATCATTAAGGTTGAAAAATTAAGCAAGTATTATGAAGGAGTGCCGGTAATTGAAAACATCAACATTACAATTTCCCGTAGTATGGTATTTGGTCTTTTGGGAGCAAATGGTGCAGGTAAAAGTACAACCATTGAATGCATTTTAGGAACGAAAAAGCCAGATAGTGGAACAGTATCTATTTTGAATAGGAATCCACAAACAGAACGTAAAGAACTGTTTGAAAAGGTAGGTGTTCAATTTCAAGAAGCAAATTATCAGGAGAATATAACAGTAGCCGAATTGTGCCAGGTTACACAATCACTTTATAAATCATCTGAGGATTATAAAGTTTTGCTAAATCAATTTGGACTTTCTGATAAAGCCAAAAGTCTTGTTAGAAAGCTTTCAGGAGGACAAAAACAAAGGTTATTTATTATACTTGCGTTAATTCCAAAGCCTGAGGTTGTATTTTTAGATGAGCTAACCACAGGGCTTGACACAAAGGCAAGACGTGATGTTTGGAAATGTCTTTTACAATTGAAGGAGAAAGGTCTTACTATCTTTTTAAGTTCTCATTTCATGGATGAAGTTGAAGCTTTATGTGATAAAGTTTGTATTCTTAAAAATGGGGAAATAGTGTTTAATGGAACAGTACAAGAAGCAGTTGCCTCAAGTCCTTTTGAAAAATTTGAGGATGCTTATCTTTGGTACACAGAGGAGGAAAACAAATATGAAAACATTTAG
- a CDS encoding MaoC family dehydratase, whose amino-acid sequence MIDLFKAFTMKEDFFYDGAFIAKVKYQRFQSKLDNETYKNEIVKNSRKLCVINCSGYVNNEIAETLTVYLMMNVKVKESVQKENVKDCGTLWRSFSKEEISNFSHVTGDTNSIHLTENPVVQGLFILKELCDTTQSNEIEVKYIHPVYGGNPVYIKHEENLIKGYSDDTLCFQALCIK is encoded by the coding sequence ATGATAGATTTATTTAAAGCATTTACTATGAAAGAAGATTTTTTTTACGATGGTGCATTTATTGCCAAAGTAAAATATCAAAGATTCCAATCAAAACTAGATAATGAAACTTATAAAAATGAAATTGTAAAAAACAGCAGAAAGCTTTGCGTAATTAACTGTAGTGGATATGTTAATAATGAAATTGCAGAAACATTAACAGTTTATTTAATGATGAATGTAAAGGTTAAAGAATCTGTTCAAAAGGAAAATGTTAAAGACTGTGGAACTTTATGGCGTAGTTTTTCAAAAGAAGAAATTTCAAATTTTAGTCACGTAACAGGAGATACAAATTCAATTCATCTAACAGAAAATCCTGTTGTACAAGGGTTATTTATTCTTAAAGAACTTTGTGATACTACTCAAAGCAATGAAATAGAAGTGAAATATATTCATCCTGTTTATGGTGGCAATCCAGTATACATAAAGCATGAGGAAAATCTAATCAAAGGTTATAGTGATGATACATTATGTTTCCAGGCGCTTTGTATTAAATAA
- a CDS encoding ABC transporter permease → MKTFSTMLKIELKLSLRGMDMFIFTICMPVVVMIILGIIYGNKPAFYGSEYTFLAQSFGAISTIAICAGGVMGLPLVVSDYRNKKILKRFKVTPTSPVLILAVQLVVYTLYSLVSLVLVYAVAAISFGYKLNGSWLQFAGGYFLVTLSMFSIGIMVGGISPNTKIASVIASILYFPMLIFSGATLPYEVMPKALQKVADILPLTHGIKLLKAASLGLPVEDVIFPIVIMVILSIVCIFVSVRFFRWE, encoded by the coding sequence ATGAAAACATTTAGTACAATGCTTAAAATTGAACTAAAACTATCCCTGAGAGGAATGGATATGTTCATTTTTACAATATGCATGCCAGTTGTAGTAATGATAATTCTAGGTATTATATATGGAAACAAGCCAGCTTTTTATGGATCAGAATATACTTTTTTAGCCCAATCCTTTGGAGCTATATCTACTATAGCTATTTGTGCAGGTGGGGTTATGGGACTTCCATTAGTAGTATCAGATTATCGTAATAAAAAGATTTTGAAGCGATTTAAGGTAACGCCAACAAGTCCAGTATTAATTTTAGCAGTGCAGCTAGTCGTTTATACTCTTTACTCACTTGTTTCATTAGTGCTTGTTTATGCTGTTGCAGCAATTTCCTTTGGTTATAAGTTAAACGGTTCGTGGCTTCAATTTGCAGGTGGATATTTTTTAGTAACGCTGTCCATGTTTAGTATTGGTATTATGGTTGGAGGCATTTCACCAAATACAAAAATAGCAAGTGTTATAGCAAGTATTTTGTATTTTCCAATGTTAATCTTTTCAGGAGCCACACTACCCTATGAAGTAATGCCAAAAGCACTTCAAAAAGTAGCTGATATATTGCCTCTGACGCATGGAATAAAACTTTTAAAAGCTGCTTCTCTTGGTTTGCCTGTGGAAGATGTTATTTTTCCTATTGTTATAATGGTTATACTTTCTATAGTTTGTATATTTGTTTCTGTTAGATTTTTCAGATGGGAATAA
- the fabG gene encoding 3-oxoacyl-[acyl-carrier-protein] reductase — MIDLGLTNKIALITGGTRGLGRAIAEKLAAEKVKIVVTGTNEERAKQAANEILSAYDVETLGLKHDVSSEESTKEVVKAIIARFKRIDILVNNAGVTSDGIMMTMKKEKWDKVIITNLTGAFNCTKFVSKQMLRQKSGSIVNMASVVGITGNVGQANYAASKAGLIGFTKTAARELADRGIKVNAVAPGYIATDMTAALPEKVTEEMLSKIPMKAYGRPEAVASAVLFLVSNMSEYITGQVINVDGGMVMQ, encoded by the coding sequence ATGATTGATTTAGGTTTAACCAATAAAATAGCTTTAATAACAGGTGGAACACGAGGACTTGGAAGAGCTATTGCAGAGAAATTAGCAGCAGAAAAAGTAAAAATAGTGGTAACGGGAACTAATGAAGAAAGAGCAAAACAAGCAGCAAATGAAATATTATCAGCTTATGATGTTGAGACTTTAGGCTTAAAACATGATGTGAGTTCAGAGGAATCAACGAAAGAAGTTGTAAAAGCTATAATTGCAAGGTTCAAAAGAATAGATATATTAGTAAATAATGCTGGGGTTACAAGTGATGGTATAATGATGACCATGAAAAAAGAAAAATGGGATAAGGTAATAATTACAAATCTCACAGGAGCATTTAACTGTACTAAATTTGTATCAAAACAGATGTTAAGACAAAAATCTGGCAGTATAGTTAATATGGCTAGTGTTGTAGGTATAACAGGAAATGTTGGTCAGGCAAATTATGCTGCTTCTAAGGCTGGACTTATAGGTTTTACTAAAACAGCAGCAAGAGAATTAGCAGATCGCGGCATAAAGGTAAATGCTGTTGCTCCAGGATATATAGCAACAGATATGACAGCAGCACTTCCAGAAAAAGTAACTGAAGAAATGTTATCCAAAATTCCAATGAAAGCTTACGGTAGGCCTGAGGCAGTAGCGAGTGCTGTTTTGTTTCTCGTTTCAAACATGTCAGAATATATTACAGGGCAAGTTATAAATGTTGATGGTGGTATGGTAATGCAGTAA
- a CDS encoding MerR family transcriptional regulator → MNTYRTAEVAKIIGIHPNTVRLYEELSLIPKPHRQSNGYRVFTDLHIEQFKLARIAFKIEVLQNGLRKKVVDIVKSSAAGNFDKAISLTKDYVEQIQKEQSNAEEAIESVKQLLSDETTDTLSLKRKDAAEYLQVSMDALRNWEMNGLLNVKRKQNGYRVYRDEDIRRLKIIRSLRCANYSLEAILRMLGALSKNPNVNIKKVLDTPDKSDEIISVCDKLITSLKSVEKNAHTMLFHIEKMKKEM, encoded by the coding sequence ATGAATACCTATAGGACGGCAGAAGTGGCAAAAATAATAGGGATACATCCTAATACAGTGCGGCTTTATGAAGAACTTAGTCTTATTCCTAAACCTCATAGACAATCTAATGGTTATCGTGTTTTTACAGATCTTCATATTGAGCAATTTAAGCTTGCAAGAATTGCTTTTAAAATTGAAGTGCTTCAAAATGGTCTACGTAAAAAGGTTGTTGATATTGTAAAATCATCTGCAGCAGGAAATTTTGATAAAGCCATTTCTCTTACAAAAGATTATGTAGAACAAATACAAAAAGAACAGAGTAATGCAGAAGAAGCCATAGAAAGTGTAAAACAATTATTATCTGATGAAACAACAGATACATTATCTCTTAAAAGGAAAGATGCTGCTGAATATTTACAAGTTTCTATGGATGCCTTAAGGAATTGGGAGATGAATGGATTACTAAATGTAAAGAGAAAACAAAATGGTTATCGTGTGTATAGAGACGAAGATATTAGACGATTAAAAATTATTCGTTCTCTTCGTTGTGCAAATTATTCTCTTGAAGCTATCTTGAGAATGCTTGGAGCATTATCTAAAAATCCAAATGTGAATATTAAAAAGGTGCTTGATACTCCAGATAAAAGTGATGAAATCATATCTGTATGTGATAAATTGATTACTTCTTTGAAATCGGTTGAAAAAAATGCTCATACAATGTTGTTTCACATTGAAAAAATGAAAAAAGAAATGTGA
- a CDS encoding GNAT family N-acetyltransferase: protein MIKIRNEEETDYKRVEEITRKAFWNLYIPGCNEHYLVHVMRSHKDFLPELDLVIEVDNQIIGNIMYTKTKLIDEFGKEKDILTFGPVCILPEYQRKGYGKKLIEYSFEQAAALNYDTIVIFGNPNNYVSRGFKSCKKYNVCLKNGTYPAAMMVKELKSDALDGRKWIYHQSPVFEIDEKEVQRFEEGLESLEKKYQPSQEEFYIHSHSIIQ, encoded by the coding sequence ATGATTAAAATTAGAAATGAAGAAGAAACAGATTATAAAAGAGTAGAAGAAATCACAAGGAAAGCTTTTTGGAATTTGTATATTCCAGGGTGTAATGAACACTATTTAGTTCATGTTATGCGATCCCACAAGGATTTTTTGCCGGAGTTGGATCTGGTTATTGAAGTTGATAACCAAATCATAGGGAATATCATGTATACGAAAACAAAACTAATTGATGAATTTGGAAAAGAAAAAGACATCCTCACCTTCGGGCCAGTTTGTATTTTGCCTGAATACCAAAGAAAGGGGTATGGAAAAAAACTAATTGAATATTCTTTTGAACAGGCAGCAGCGCTTAATTATGATACAATTGTAATATTTGGGAATCCTAATAATTATGTAAGTCGCGGTTTTAAAAGCTGCAAAAAGTACAATGTCTGTCTTAAAAATGGAACATATCCAGCAGCAATGATGGTAAAAGAACTAAAATCAGATGCTTTGGACGGAAGAAAATGGATTTACCATCAAAGCCCTGTATTTGAGATAGATGAAAAAGAAGTTCAGCGTTTTGAAGAGGGATTGGAAAGCTTGGAGAAAAAATATCAGCCAAGTCAGGAGGAATTCTATATTCACAGCCATTCTATTATACAGTGA
- a CDS encoding FAD-dependent oxidoreductase translates to MFDNLFSKGKIGSMETENRIVMTPMGIHLGNEDGSMSDETVAFYAARAKGGVGVIFTEVTMVEESRGRGNCKQMSAAHDKHIPGLKKLADEIHKYKSKIVIQLYHPGRQGISAVNGNLPMLAPSAIECQCVHQETVAMTTEEVEEMVENFVSAAVRVQKAGIDGVEVHGAHGYLVNQFLSPHTNHRTDKYGGSFENRLRFLDEIIIGIRERCGKDFSLIVRLSVDEFYEKIGLPEEGLHLEDGVKIAQHLEKLGVDAIDVSSGTYETMNTAWEPTSFEQGWKIYLPETIKKAVNIPVIGVSVIREPEYADRIIAEGKVDFAGSARQHLSDSEWSIKAKEGRADECRKCISCLHCMETLMSSDITQSPCQCGINIQSGRELDYSNFKEDGNGRVVAIIGAGPSGLEAARVLAMRKFKPVVFEKSDKIGGQLEFANKPPKKEKITWLIDYLRVQAEKLGIEIRLNTTPTIADLKKLNPYAVFVAQGSNPIMPKSISGIDGKEVLSTVDILSGKVKLKGKKIGVVGSGMTGLETSELLAEMGNEVTVFEMADNIGPGLFFQNLIDIMGRVSQYGVKLYPKHKLVKIEHGKATFELMESNEIKDYSFDNIVVSLGTRPNDELLEDINANFGIVKILGDACKPGKIRNAMETGFVNAYNL, encoded by the coding sequence ATGTTTGATAATTTATTTTCAAAAGGAAAAATAGGTTCTATGGAAACAGAAAATAGAATTGTAATGACACCTATGGGTATTCATTTGGGCAATGAAGATGGTTCTATGTCAGATGAAACCGTTGCCTTTTATGCTGCAAGGGCAAAAGGTGGAGTAGGTGTTATATTTACAGAGGTTACAATGGTTGAAGAATCAAGAGGTAGAGGAAACTGTAAGCAAATGTCTGCAGCCCATGACAAACATATACCTGGATTAAAAAAATTAGCAGATGAGATTCATAAATATAAAAGTAAAATAGTAATCCAATTATATCATCCAGGAAGACAAGGTATAAGTGCTGTCAATGGAAATTTACCAATGCTTGCACCAAGTGCAATTGAATGTCAATGTGTACATCAGGAAACAGTGGCAATGACAACAGAAGAAGTTGAAGAAATGGTTGAAAACTTTGTATCGGCAGCAGTAAGGGTTCAAAAGGCTGGTATAGATGGAGTTGAAGTACATGGAGCACATGGATACTTGGTAAATCAATTTTTAAGTCCACATACAAACCATAGAACTGATAAATATGGTGGAAGTTTTGAAAATAGATTAAGATTTCTAGATGAAATAATAATTGGAATAAGAGAAAGATGTGGAAAGGATTTTTCACTGATTGTAAGGTTATCAGTGGATGAATTTTATGAAAAGATAGGTCTTCCAGAAGAAGGCTTACATCTTGAAGATGGTGTTAAAATAGCTCAGCACTTAGAAAAATTAGGAGTAGATGCTATAGATGTTAGTTCAGGTACTTATGAAACTATGAATACAGCATGGGAACCTACTTCCTTTGAGCAAGGTTGGAAAATATATTTACCTGAAACCATAAAAAAAGCAGTTAATATTCCTGTAATTGGTGTATCAGTTATTAGAGAACCAGAGTATGCAGATCGTATTATAGCAGAAGGAAAAGTAGATTTTGCTGGCTCCGCAAGACAACATCTAAGTGATTCAGAATGGTCCATTAAGGCTAAGGAAGGAAGAGCAGATGAATGTAGAAAATGTATATCCTGTCTTCACTGCATGGAAACATTGATGTCTTCGGATATCACTCAATCACCTTGTCAGTGTGGTATTAACATTCAAAGTGGCAGAGAATTAGATTACAGCAACTTTAAAGAAGATGGCAATGGAAGAGTTGTAGCTATAATAGGTGCAGGACCATCAGGTTTAGAAGCAGCAAGAGTTCTTGCAATGAGAAAATTTAAACCTGTAGTATTTGAAAAATCAGATAAAATAGGTGGACAATTAGAATTTGCAAACAAACCTCCAAAGAAAGAAAAAATAACTTGGCTTATAGATTATTTAAGAGTGCAGGCTGAGAAATTAGGAATAGAGATAAGATTGAATACTACTCCTACTATAGCTGATTTAAAGAAATTAAATCCTTATGCAGTATTTGTTGCCCAAGGTTCAAATCCAATAATGCCAAAATCCATATCAGGTATTGATGGAAAAGAAGTTTTATCAACTGTAGATATATTAAGTGGAAAAGTTAAATTAAAAGGAAAGAAGATTGGTGTGGTAGGTTCTGGTATGACAGGACTTGAGACATCAGAATTGTTGGCTGAAATGGGTAATGAAGTTACTGTATTTGAAATGGCTGATAATATAGGACCAGGATTATTCTTCCAAAACCTAATTGATATAATGGGTAGAGTTTCACAGTATGGTGTAAAGCTTTATCCTAAACACAAATTAGTTAAAATTGAACATGGAAAAGCAACCTTTGAACTTATGGAAAGTAATGAAATTAAAGATTATTCTTTTGATAATATAGTTGTTTCTTTAGGAACTAGGCCTAATGATGAATTATTAGAAGATATTAATGCTAATTTTGGCATAGTAAAAATATTAGGTGATGCATGTAAGCCAGGTAAAATTAGAAATGCAATGGAAACTGGTTTTGTAAATGCATACAATCTATAA